The following proteins are co-located in the Phytoactinopolyspora mesophila genome:
- a CDS encoding sodium:solute symporter family protein: protein MYVATITIYLVIIVAIGVYFRRYISGVEDFALAGRSLGLPVLVGTLFASYIGGATVVGWTGSFYAMGAAWWFSGIGGVLGIVFATVVMAERSRKLRQFTVPDLLAIRYDNSTRYVSAVMIIIGDIAIVTVQILAIAGILTTFTDLTRVPAMVIGVVAFTLISLFGGMKGVAFTDSLQALLIFGGLLAGVILLFNNHGGFGILGADTPDGYFQPFTNTDGLGAFNMAIAVFGTTAVSQAIIFNRVFSARDERVAKKALTLLIPLALAGYCMVALLGWGGQAVLGPDVLPDDVFATVVTELMPAVVGALLLATVAAAIVTSTNSILLSASINLTRDLYRQLIRRDASTIELRKVGQAAVVVFALLSFGLAVAMPDIVTAVVFAYTMYAAALLVPLYAGYLWRGATAAAGTASVVTGGGTALIWYQLDDPLGLPPMVPALVLSLAVMVVVSAFTRKPSEQQLSVFDA from the coding sequence CTACGATCACCATCTACCTGGTGATCATCGTGGCCATCGGCGTCTACTTCAGGCGATACATCAGTGGAGTCGAAGACTTCGCTCTGGCTGGTCGTAGCCTCGGCTTGCCCGTCCTGGTCGGCACCTTGTTCGCCTCCTACATCGGTGGCGCCACTGTCGTGGGCTGGACCGGGAGCTTCTACGCGATGGGGGCGGCTTGGTGGTTCAGCGGGATCGGCGGCGTGCTCGGTATCGTCTTCGCCACGGTGGTGATGGCCGAACGCAGCCGCAAGTTGCGGCAGTTCACCGTTCCGGACCTGCTGGCCATCCGCTACGACAACTCCACCCGCTATGTCAGTGCGGTGATGATCATCATCGGGGACATCGCGATCGTCACCGTCCAGATCCTGGCGATCGCCGGGATCCTCACCACCTTCACCGACCTCACTCGGGTGCCCGCCATGGTCATCGGCGTCGTAGCGTTCACGCTGATCTCCCTGTTCGGCGGGATGAAGGGGGTCGCCTTCACCGACAGCCTGCAGGCGTTGCTGATCTTCGGTGGCCTGCTGGCGGGGGTCATCCTGCTCTTCAACAACCACGGCGGCTTCGGCATTCTCGGCGCGGACACGCCCGACGGCTATTTCCAGCCCTTCACCAACACCGACGGACTCGGTGCCTTCAATATGGCCATCGCCGTCTTCGGCACCACCGCCGTCTCGCAGGCGATCATCTTCAATCGGGTGTTCTCCGCCCGCGACGAACGGGTGGCGAAGAAGGCACTCACCCTCCTCATTCCGCTGGCGCTGGCCGGATACTGCATGGTTGCTCTTCTCGGCTGGGGCGGACAGGCCGTGCTCGGCCCGGATGTGCTGCCCGACGACGTCTTCGCCACGGTGGTCACCGAGCTGATGCCTGCCGTCGTAGGCGCACTGCTACTAGCGACCGTGGCCGCGGCCATCGTCACGTCCACCAATTCGATCCTGCTCAGCGCCAGCATCAACCTCACCCGCGACCTCTACCGGCAGCTGATCCGCCGCGATGCGTCCACCATCGAGCTGCGCAAGGTGGGCCAGGCGGCCGTCGTCGTGTTCGCCCTGCTGAGCTTCGGCCTCGCCGTCGCCATGCCGGACATCGTCACCGCCGTCGTCTTCGCCTACACGATGTATGCCGCGGCACTTCTGGTCCCTCTGTACGCCGGGTACCTGTGGCGCGGCGCCACCGCGGCGGCCGGAACCGCCAGCGTCGTCACCGGGGGCGGCACCGCGCTGATCTGGTATCAGCTCGACGACCCGCTGGGCCTGCCACCCATGGTGCCCGCGCTGGTGCTCTCGCTGGCCGTAATGGTCGTCGTCAGCGCGTTCACCCGCAAGCCGAGCGAACAACAGCTGTCGGTGTTCGACGCCTAG